The sequence cccccgcatataactatgcgattaatcgtgattaatcacagaaatccacccgattaattgcgattaaacattttaatcgctgcccagcactactttaaAATACTAGTTTctaatactttgattaaaatactgattttctgACACCACAAACTCTACACATGTGATTATTCAGGTACAAATACTGGAACTGCTGCTGCATAAAGACCATAGACTTCAATGCTTTCCTCGACCAGAAGGGCTGCACCACAGGGAAACACCGCTGGGTCCCCAAACaggtacaaacacaaaacaagcaCAGCAGACGGAAATGTTAAGGTcaacaaaaaaatctgtttgAATTTTCATCAcagtcattttcatttttatttgtttttttgtttcttatctGAGCCAAACTGGTATTGTAAATGAAATGTCCTTTAATGGATCGATACTGTATCATAAATCAAAGCAGCTTGGGTCCTTTTGAGTCGATCCAGGAAATCTTTAGTTTGTTTTTCCAGCGCTACAAAGGTTTTTAAGCCTCTTGTAGCTTATTGACTGTTAGGACTTGGTCTTTAATTGCATCTGTCAAGTCTTTAATGGAGAGAAAGAgtgattacaggaaaaaaaacctcTCCTACATATGATCATCTGACTCCTTTTGTTAAGACAGACTAGAGAAACTGTGAACGTAAGTGGGAAAACATTGCCCACAGGAAAAGAAACCTTCTAATCTTTAATCAGAGTTATTATGCAGATAAATTGTCCCTCCTACACATTCAATTTGACTTCTTAGTGTTACTTGCCAACAGCACTGGCACTGATCGTCGCTCTGATCCTCTCGACAACAAAGAAAACGTACCAGTTGTTACAATTCTTTTTTTATCAACTGCTTCCTTTTGTAATATCTTATAAACTTTGCAGCATTTTACTCatctttgtgtatttgcagagCAAGAAGAAGGTGGCGTGTCGATATGACTGGCACCAGACGGGGGGTACCATTGTCGTAACGATCTACGCCAAGAATACAATCCCACAAGTTTCTGTAATAGAGGCCAACCGGACAGTGGTGAGCTGAACACGCATTAATACATTTATACAGCCTTTACATTAAGGCCACTGACTGGAAAAGTGGCATTAAGTTTAATTATTCCAATGGGATCTGAGattgggtgggatatattagtcCATAAATGAACATTTAACCCTTGAAGTCAGTCAGTcgtcttctgaaccactttatcctcgacctgatcacaatcaagggtaccagaaagggtgcacaaatacagggtggggaagcaaaatttacaatattttgaggcagggattgaaagacagtgtatgaccaattagtttattgaaagtcatgagaatttatttgccacaagaaaatgtacataatagaaaatgttttattctatgtgtcctccttctttctcaataactgccttcacacgcttcctgaaacttgcgcaagtgttcctcaaatattggggtgacaacttctcccattcttctttaatagtatcttccagactttctcgtaatagttttgctcatagtcattctcttctttccattataaacagtctttatggacactccaactatttttgaaatctcctttggtgtgacgagtgcattcagcaaatcacacactctttgacgtttgctttcctgattactcatatgggcaaaagtttctgaaaaggtatggataatagtgttaggtatgattatgacatcaatatatgtttggtttcaaaacaattgacgtagtgcctgctgagaaaaaacaactaaatgttcattgtaaattttgcttccccaccctgtatatttacatttttattgtttttactttagtttattatttcagttatattgtattttttaattctttttctttttgtgtattgttcatttcgggggaagTATTCATAtaaagccttctttttggcttctaacctctcctgcacagttttgttacttgtttgaatgttgttgttttttttaattgctatttTATTTTgcgcaaataaattaaattaaattaggcctgtaacggtacacataccgaaccgtttcggtacacacctattcggttcggtacacagctgtaccgaaacggcacagtatgatgagaaaaagaaaaaggaatgaaagacgttgtttgatgcggaactttaaatccgtgcaagttccacacggacatatggaaggacatgcacattgacctgaaatacgaaataacagccgatataaggtaaaaaaaacaaaaaaaacaacaaatatgatgtgaacctggaaggaagagactgaagaccctccgccatcattagagtccagtttggatcagttcaggttcaggtgaaagacaacaacaaggaaagggatgttaataagacggatgttgtttaccgcctatgaactacagtagttctacaacacttacactagctctgtctgtctctctctctctctctcttacaagAAATattcaattgattttttttctctttgttcttttCTGTAGCTCTCATGTCACATCCAGTTTGAGAGTAATAAGGTTTTCAAGAGGGACTTTCATCTCTGGGGGGTGAGTACCTACAAGAGTCCATAAAATATCTCAGATCCTCTCTTCTATTGGCTCCCACAATGCAACAGTTCATACAATGCTAATATTCTGTATAATGTAGTACACAAACTAAATGTTAGACTTTGCCATCTCATTCCAGTTCTCATGAACATAGCGCTAAAAGAAAATCATTGTTAAGAGGGAAAATGCGTAAGCTGAAGTGGAGCATGTAGGGGTGCGGAGGTCTGGAATGAGATTGAAAACTATAAAACAATCTCTTTCTTTTAATATatcgtcagcttcctgataaaacctgctatgtgacttttggcaaattttacaggagaaacaaaaaaactgtttatataacaggaaactgtgaaatatgaccaaaaaaaaaaaaatctgttccttaAATGTTGGTGCTTATGATGggatgtaaacaactttcacaggagactgaaatttgaagctataataggggagatagcaggtttttattcccaatcaaaaatgtcaggttttatgtttatgtttacgcatttggcagacgcttttttccaaagcgacttacaggggaaaaccaattaaatcactcaatcaatcaaattttatttatatagcgccagatcacaaaaaagttattaggttttatcaggaagccgacgatatcactggtctacaagtaaaatgcttccagaacaaaaatagttcaactttaccaaatttgagtcactaataaagacaaatttaGTCAAAAGCggtagttggttgtagtttcacagatacagtcttgggccaaaaatgtgaaattctgaggatTAAtgcgagaatgggttttattcaaaaggaatacTTGTCTCAGAGCaaacagatctacttcaaaacactgtctgtacattataatacattcacttttcaggttctttctagtggaacatttataaatccattgtataaatgtacataaaccaacagcatatgtataataacacaccatcatatataatgaaaacatgagctaaccagcacttctgtcatttgttttctgattcatcctattaaccctttcatgcatagtggtcactacagtggacagttactccacagcaggggtgtcaaactcattttttttcaggggccacattcagtccaatttgacctCAGTGAAGGTGATTTTTTCCAATAAATTGTgtttctcatcacatgtctaagagtagataggtaaatattttttaactctttcatgcattaataatgagaaccttaatcaagatatttttcctcagtgattttattcctctttaggcatgggaaaaaaataggaaaatttttatgagcgtatttttcatggagttgcaaaaatgtccactcagctgaagaagcaaagaaacatgtatttactgatatactgcatgaaaacgatgaaataaaaacatttttaatgctgataatctgatgttttctcacattttaacaaacctgcatggagataatttgcaaaaaaaacaacctttttgttcaaaaaaacaaaatagttaattacagtctaataacaatcagcaatttttttttacactcagacatgtttctgcagaccaagtttatctagatcagcaaatttacagtaatggtgtgaattacagtgtatgggatgatgcataagcatatccactgtattggctgatatggaactaaaccaacaaaatccataaatatataagagaacagctgtgaacagctgtccactgtagtgaccactacgcatgaaagggttaaaatatgtttgtagttatttagaacattttgatttattaaagattataatgtaaattgtgtttctGATCACATGTCTATGggtagataggtaaatattttaaagtatgtttgtagttatttagaacatttttaatttattaaagattattatGTAAACTGTgtttctcatcacatgtctaagggtagataggtaaatattttaaaatttgtttgtagTTActtagaacatttttaatttattaaccctttcatgcatagtggtcagtagagtggacagctattccaaagctgttctcctgtatatttatgggttttgatgtttaagttgccaacacagtggacacttgtacatgatcccatacactgtcaCCTATTGGACAGTcatgttattgtttttatttgttttttttttactcataaccaagatggctgacaggaagtcagaaatgctgaacatcccatGAATATCTGGTAAATCTTTTTATACCAGGACAtccctgaaggtagaaaaaaatatgctagcatcaagtaacatctaaggattaatagcagtgttaaaaattccagatatttatgTTATATTGAAAGAAATGTACAATTAATCACGTCCACTAAATTTGATGCTATGCATCACTGGCTGTATTTCAATTGCAaatgataccattactgtaactttactgtttttgctaAACTTGTTGTGCTTCAACAagttttagtgcaaatcaattgctaattgttcttagagcagttttgatttttttttttttttttggttttttgcataatatcttcataaagcgagtaacaactagtattggaatatgtaaaaatgtgagaaaacatcagattaggagcattaaaagtgttatattgcatagttttcccacagtaaatcattttcttatattaaatacacatttctttacttcaactGTTAAACGTATATTGGACATTCTGagaacgccatgaaaaataggttcataaaaaaaaaaaaaaaaaaaaaaaaaaaatgcctaaagaggaatgaaaacactcaggaaaaaaatcttgactaaggttctcataattcatgcatgaaagggttaaagattataatgtaatttgcgtctcttatcacatgtttaagggcccccatttataaactgaggactgcttctggggtgtcctattacaaaatgtcaaATTGTCGATTTTGACTGTTTATAAAAATTTTACAATAAATTGACTGATTGATAAATAAGAAAATGATCATTGGAAACATCTCATCTGACTGCTTCTGTCTCCTCAGGTGGTTGATGTCAAACACAGTTCGGTAAACATGGTCCCATCCAAAGTAGAAATCTTGCTCCGCAAGGCCGACCCAGTGTCCTGGGGCAAACTGGAGGATCCCAACTACAAACCAGAGCCCGAGCCCATAGACGACGcagtggaggaggaagagcaggcgGTCCCGGAGACCTGGGACATCGACGACGACGACATCAGCGACTCGGACGAGGAGTGGGCCTACGATAAGCCCCCCAGCGATACAcggaaggaggagaaagaggaaaccAAGAGGAAGATGGAGGAGATCCAAAAAGCACAGAGGAAGGAGGTGGAGGATGAAATGAAGAGGGCGGCAGAGCTGAGGAGGaaggcagaggaggagaagaggaaggcgGAAGAGCAGAAGAAACAGGAAGACGGAGAGGGATTCGAGGACATGCCGGAACTAGAATAACAAACACCGTCGGAAACAActtatttttaattagttttagcaaaGTTGAACTAATTGAGTTTGCAGCAAAAAAAGTATCAAATGTCATACTGGAGTACACATTACGCTGTTAGAATAATCTTTACATTGAACATCGGATTAttctatattttgttcatttgtgtctctTTCTGGGTCAAAATTTTACCCtttttttctgatgtaataaaAAATTTCATCACATTGAATCAATAGTTCAATAAAGAGCCCTCATATTTCTATTATTGAGATTAATGCTTCATTTTGTAAAAGTTATGGATTCTTTATGTGATTTGGTGAAAACAGCCAAAACTGGATTAGCTCTGAATTTCTGAAACTTCATCTCCTCACATTGTTCTCATTAAATAAAAGTCTGAACAAGTGCATTAATGAAAACACTAGTGCAGTTGTTTTGGCCCTTGGAGGTTTATGATCAGCTATCCTGTGAAACAAACTGCGAttaatccataactgtacatcctatctcaaaaattcttggactagaGGAAAGCTGAGAGTCTTCTgaacatattaatatataaaatgtgtcataaatgtttgaactgaataagcagtgattgtggaAAGAGTCTTGTCTTGTTTATTCTTTGATTTTAGAATACATTCAGAGGCAGAtcgccaacttcctgttggagttagctcatgggtgtgaATGTATGATTTGTTGGGAGCTGTCGAGGTGTTTCCATATCCAGAATGATTCGCAATGGTCATATGCATAACTGTGCCAAATATCACATTTGTTTCCAAAAGTGCACAAACATGGCCAATTTTGGAGCTAAGCCACTGGGCTACTGACATGATTAAACcacgacattttcaacacgtcatagcgtcAGAATCAAATCACGTCTTGCATCAagtgctgctgctcacactggtgtatgcatgcgtatgaatgtttggtggtggtcggaggggccctaggcgcagattggcagccatgcttctgtcagtctgccccagggcaactgtagctacaaatgtagtttaccaccaccagagggagaatgtgagagcgaatgaataatggatccactgtatgtgcTTTGAGTATGTATTCATAGaagagtgctatataaatctaatccattattattattattattattcacgtagatcagtggtccccaaccttttttgtactacggaccagtttcatgcatgaaaattttacGCAGACCGGGTAGCGGTGCaagggttccaataacaaaaacctttgtcagttcagagcatgtgatccgAAACatttacactgtatatcaggcagttccaatgattctacagcagtggcggctgctcgtccttcagacaggggaagctcattgtcggcttacatcaaaaaaaaaaaaaaaaagtcaagttatttaaacatacattcggccctccggtcctttttaagaaaatggtcagtgaccttatcgtaccaagtagtcgtcttttccagggactggaccagtgtcctctgagtgtccagcagagctggtctgcttagacggccttggcccagtgtgttgtgggtgtaagacttcagccttttgaaacaagagaagctcctttcactccgacctagccgacagtttgattgatttaattatctacaaaacaatataaaacttgaacaagaaatgattaaattatgtaactgaaacaagaaaacactgaaattatgttaaattgaaataaggaagtccgatgagtgtgttttatttacagtgcaagaaatgaacaagtaattccgtagtggtttctctctcgatttcacagcagaatgtgtgatggtattaaactgaactgtgtcagtgaaggaggagatctgaaaatggctgtcaatcaaacaggattctgcctttcgactgatcctccaatcatcacgtgggattctggcgtccagcccagccgagctccgcccacagctccattcacctccagagacgcccagtgtccgggggcgggacaacatcgtggcatttatccaattagcatccagttttgagacaatgaaaaaaactgttccactcagtcccaatgaagcccagagacgcctggcgtctacgtacaaatgcactgaacagagaccgaatgaggaaacagcgcaacaggaatgtatgagaaatgaacaacatcgcgtctgttgatttgtgataaagctgattctgaacgaactcatctttgagatgaacgtgttctaacgcatttgtagtcaataaaatgtcaacacaaccgtacatatttaaacatttaattttcgtaattttaggggaagccgggcttcccttgcagtctaggAGAAATTGCCACTGTTCTACAGtataatatcaactcaccctactGCAGAATCAGTCGGAATCCTGGACTCGTTTCCCTGCAACTAaatggtcccatctggggctgatgggagacccactagggtggtccaacaatcatggtaaaaaataaagtttcagataacctcaattagaaccctgcattaggttttggcattcaaaggatgatttaggaaaaaatttggaagaaaacagagatgttttagaggttgcacaagttattggaagtttcctggaaattaaCTAATTGctcattttcagcatagctgagctgacctgtaagagaagcagcagtactatcaaaaccaaggtttgagtgcctcatctagcaatatatgtatgaagtaaggccgccgacatctgtggtacttgagtgaagaattggttgtcctggcattcttggactccagtgtgacgccagagcagaagcagctgatggttcacaacatgatgaaaaatgaaggttcagaggttccactaaagcgttgggatgccctttATCAAGCAGATTaggaagggaagcagatcagggattttgtcaccaccagcaccatgcatttgtttgaaactttggatctgccacaaacattcttcagaattcctccagaagactgggctgatgatgcagactttcagaaggatgagaaaactgtgcattccagaaaagttgtcaatgatgttgctgacagaggggtggagcttattcaagacttcaactgtagccgaacaaaaaatgaagatcagaaacagtactggctccaagctgtcaaagaacacaggaacattttttgtaaattcaataaagcaacagtggttgctggactttctaagtaacatttttatgcgagttgcagtttgattttgagaataaaatgagaaattattctaatatgccttattcatttggctagttctgttatagtatatagagcaatctgcacgtgtcttgtgcaacctctaaatattaattaatttgcataaaatttggaccgaagtaatttggccagatatggaactaaattggcgacacagtggtgcagtggttagcactcgtgcctcacagcaagaaggtcctgggttcgattccaataccagtcgacggggggtgggacctttctgtgtggagtttgcatgttctccccgtgtctgcgtgggttctctccgggtactcccaCCATCCAGACACATGTACTGgatgggtactccggcttcctcccacaatccaaaaacatgcactaataggttaattggttaatctaaattgcccataggtgtgaatgtgagagtgattgtttgtctctatatgttcagtctgtgatgaactggtgacttgtccagggtgtacccctccttcgcccctatgtagctgggataggctccaagcgacccccgtgaccctagtgaggataaagcaggttcagaaactgaatgaatgaatgaatgaataaatgaatggaactaaatgcagggttctaatccagaaaatcttaaaaaaaaaaaaatttctggacCACCCTAGAGATCCACACTCCAATTGTGTTCCATATATCCCGCCTACTGTGTATTCTTGTCATGATAactgtcatcgcagaaaacccagccacacaaaaATATGAggtggaaacagaagaaggactttcagggcttttgtggcgatatctgcatattctgctttgacgtTAAAACTATTACTACCGATGTGGCATtactcacagcacttagtaaaagtttgaacatgaaccacccgcctccctccaaagctccGCCctcttccccctgcctgagctctgacgctctcctcctctcacctgatgcaagCGGCCTgagcagaggtggaggtggaggtccg comes from Sphaeramia orbicularis chromosome 18, fSphaOr1.1, whole genome shotgun sequence and encodes:
- the LOC115438696 gene encoding cysteine and histidine-rich domain-containing protein 1, with amino-acid sequence MALLCYNKGCGEKFDSDKNKDDSCIFHPGVPIFHDALKGWSCCKKRTTDFSEFLSIKGCTRGRHSNDKPQEPLLPEVTSDKGQIKHTNGQEIIYQGPKSAEKLQKERPSSDEPKTKLLHKVSASLTQALEKLDLNIKAEAEQKEGQPVSVGTHCKNAGCKTMYQGPETDSEVCTHHPGVPVFHEGYKYWNCCCIKTIDFNAFLDQKGCTTGKHRWVPKQSKKKVACRYDWHQTGGTIVVTIYAKNTIPQVSVIEANRTVLSCHIQFESNKVFKRDFHLWGVVDVKHSSVNMVPSKVEILLRKADPVSWGKLEDPNYKPEPEPIDDAVEEEEQAVPETWDIDDDDISDSDEEWAYDKPPSDTRKEEKEETKRKMEEIQKAQRKEVEDEMKRAAELRRKAEEEKRKAEEQKKQEDGEGFEDMPELE